A window from Argopecten irradians isolate NY chromosome 3, Ai_NY, whole genome shotgun sequence encodes these proteins:
- the LOC138319569 gene encoding sodium-coupled monocarboxylate transporter 2-like: MYGVIVIGLAFAFNYMSGSIQEMSLSVFGACGGPLAGLFFLGGMVPRANWKGAMSGSLITLAFNIWIVLGAQMTVRKSAKLVRNPTDGCYPGNDTLTMNVTSLYSYSTATSWTFYNTTGLPGVVSDSPICLK; the protein is encoded by the exons ATGTACGGAGTGATCGTCATTGGTCTTGCGTTTGCCTTCAATTACATGTCTGGTTCCATTCAGGAG ATGTCTCTCTCGGTGTTCGGGGCGTGTGGAGGACCTCTGGCCGGACTTTTCTTCCTTGGTGGAATGGTACCACGAGCAAACTGGAAG GGAGCCATGTCTGGCAGTCTAATCACTCTCGCGTTCAACATATGGATTGTGTTAGGCGCACAAATGACCGTCAGAAAATCAGCAAAGTTAGTCCGGAACCCAACAGACGGCTGTTACCCTGGTAACGATACACTAACAATGAACGTAACGTCACTATACAGTTATAGCACTGCAACGTCTTGGACATTCTACAATACAACTGGACTGCCAGGTGTTGTGTCCGACAGCCCTATTTGT TTGAAGTAA